In the Malaya genurostris strain Urasoe2022 chromosome 1, Malgen_1.1, whole genome shotgun sequence genome, one interval contains:
- the LOC131428450 gene encoding zinc metalloproteinase nas-4-like, with product MRDSASECKRSISVLFVFTPSVFPKLIKQALLGATKQLQSDPVFSIDQCLFKMLHVRNLTIVVVVVCVIFLGSLEAKSTQRPKVPPTKSSKADTAFTKPDPKAGANVTRWYEQGLPGLPIEHQSYYQFDVMLPDQRQANSLPTATYQSRLWPGGIVPYVFGDEFTELELFLFSHAIWQFNTQTCVRYVPRTNQPYFVTLERKGTGCWSYTGRYTNNKWNKINLQPHCFSQGPGMVIHEMMHAVGFHHEFIRPDRDEYIWVNKSATFSWPAVQSNFAVKSPAESEVYGTSFDYGSVMMYSRFAAAGGMDPTMVNLKPWDYDFGNRTGFSYKDLIRLNYMYCNGTQWDIAVRKPFELPIPLEKGATSVPERPTPPAVIPNEEATLGDLVY from the exons ATGCGTGACAGTGCAAGTGAA TGTAAAAGAAGCATATCAGttctattcgtattcacgcccTCCG tgtttcccaaacttatt aaacaAGCGCTGCTTGGTGCTACAAAGCAACTCCAATCCGATCCCGTATTTTCAATCGATCAGTGTCTGTTCAAAATGTTACACGTCAGGAATTTGAcgattgtcgtcgtcgtcgtttgcGTAATCTTCCTGGGCTCGTTGGAAGCCAAATCAACCCAAAGGCCCAAAGTTCCACCGACGAAATCATCGAAAGCGGATACTGCCTTCACCAAACCCGATCCGAAAGCCGGTGCCAATGTGACCCGTTGGTACGAACAGGGACTTCCGGGGCTACCTATCGAGCACCAGTCGTACTACCAGTTCGATGTGATGCTTCCGGATCAGCGTCAGGCCAACTCGCTGCCGACTGCGACCTACCAGAGCCGGCTGTGGCCCGGCGGAATTGTTCCGTACGTGTTCGGCGATGAGTTTA CCGAACTGGAGCTGTTCCTGTTCAGTCACGCTATCTGGCAGTTCAATACGCAAACGTGCGTTCGTTATGTACCGCGAACCAATCAGCCTTACTTCGTCACACTGGAACGGAAAGGAACCGGATGTTGGTCGTACACGGGCCGTTACACCAACAACAAATGGAACAAGATAAATCTGCAACCGCACTGTTTCTCCCAAGGGCCGGGAATGGTCATCCACGAGATGATGCATGCCGTCGGTTTCCATCACGAATTCATTCGGCCCGATCGGGACGAGTACATCTGGGTGAACAAAAGTGCGACCTTCAGCTGGCCGGCAGTGCAGAGTAACTTTGCCGTCAAATCGCCTGCCGAATCCGAAGTTTATGGTACTTCGTTCGACTACGGCAGTGTGATGATGTACTCGAGATTTGCCGCCGCTGGTGGCATGGATCCGACAATGGTCAATCTG AAACCATGGGACTACGATTTCGGCAACCGCACGGGCTTCAGCTACAAAGATCTTATTAGACTGAACTACATGTACTGCAACGGTACCCAGTGGGACATCGCCGTccgtaagcccttcgagctacCCATTCCGCTGGAAAAAGGAGCAACATCGGTTCCGGAACGTCCAACACCGCCGGCCGTCATTCCGAATGAGGAGGCTACTCTCGGAGATCTTGTGTATTAA